The following coding sequences lie in one Cupriavidus sp. WKF15 genomic window:
- the uraH gene encoding hydroxyisourate hydrolase — protein sequence MAGISTHVLDVSLGKPIAGMQIELFDLGTQPPKLIARARTNSDGRTDTPMLPAAQARTGDFELRFWVADYFKTPDVFADIVPVRFTIGDAAQHYHVPLLCSPWSFGTYRGS from the coding sequence ATGGCAGGCATCAGCACCCACGTGCTCGACGTATCGCTCGGCAAGCCCATCGCCGGCATGCAGATCGAACTGTTCGACCTGGGCACACAGCCCCCCAAACTCATTGCGCGCGCGCGCACCAACAGCGACGGCCGCACCGACACCCCGATGCTGCCCGCCGCGCAGGCGCGCACCGGAGACTTCGAACTGCGCTTCTGGGTCGCGGATTACTTCAAGACGCCGGACGTGTTCGCCGACATCGTGCCCGTGCGCTTCACCATTGGCGATGCCGCGCAGCACTATCACGTGCCGTTGCTGTGCTCGCCGTGGAGCTTCGGGACGTATCGGGGTAGTTAG
- the uraH gene encoding hydroxyisourate hydrolase — MRDQHDSNFDASRRRFALQSLTLGGGALLAGSALAETAPNQTTGPVQQGGLSPRLTMHALDTWHGTPAAGMRVDMYRIDNGQPRHMQTVTLAANGRSEPPLLIGDTYRTGTYELLLHADEYFAARKANLPQPLFLSKIPVRFRVTDASQRIHLPVLFGPWSYNYYRGS, encoded by the coding sequence ATGCGCGACCAGCATGATTCCAATTTCGACGCCAGCCGTCGCCGCTTTGCGCTGCAATCCCTCACGCTGGGCGGCGGCGCCCTGCTGGCCGGCAGCGCGCTGGCCGAGACCGCGCCCAACCAGACCACCGGCCCGGTGCAGCAAGGCGGCCTGAGCCCGCGCCTGACCATGCACGCCCTCGACACCTGGCACGGCACGCCCGCCGCCGGCATGCGCGTGGACATGTACCGGATCGACAACGGGCAGCCGCGCCATATGCAGACCGTCACGCTGGCCGCCAATGGCCGCAGCGAACCGCCACTGCTGATCGGCGACACCTACCGTACGGGCACCTACGAACTGCTGCTGCACGCCGACGAATACTTTGCCGCGCGCAAGGCCAACCTGCCGCAGCCGCTGTTCCTGTCGAAGATCCCTGTGCGCTTCCGCGTGACGGACGCCAGCCAGCGCATCCACCTGCCCGTGCTGTTCGGGCCGTGGAGCTACAACTACTATCGCGGCAGCTGA